A stretch of DNA from Paenibacillus albus:
AACGAAGACGCCGTCCTCGAGGAACCAAGCGGCTATGATCATGACGGCAAAGTAATTGTTTACGGCACGTCGATTACCCAAGGCGGCTGCGCTTCTCGTCCGGGCATGGCGTACTCCAACATTTTGAGCCGCAGATTCAACCTCGAATTCATTAATTTAGGATTCTCCGGCAACGGCCAAGGCGATCCTGAAGTGGCTGCGTTCATTAATGAGGTTAAATATCCGAGCGTTATCGTGCTGGACTACGATACCAATTGCCCGACATTGCAAAAGCTGGTGGATACAATGCCGGAATTCATCCGCATTATTCGAAGTCGGCATCCGAAAGTTCCGATTGTCGTCGTATCCCGCATTCCGTTCGGATTCGAGCATGCCAAGAGATCGTCCTATCACGACAGAATCGAGAGGATGACCTTCCAACAAGAGCTAGTAAACAAGCTTCGAAGTCAAGGCGACGGATCCATTCATTTCTGTGACGGAGCTAATTTGCTAGGAGACATATGGAACGAATGCACGGTTGACGGCATTCATCATACCGATCTTGGCTTCATGCAGATCGCTAACGGATTGACGCCGCTCCTCCAAAACCTACTGGAAGCGAGATGATCGAAGATGAACGTGCTGGCCATCGGTGCGCACCCGGATGATATTGAAGTATTTTGCGCGGGAACGCTGCTGAAGTACAAGCAGCAGGGACATAACATCTTTATCGCGTTGACGACGAGCGGAAATATCGGTTCGAACGAATATGAGAGCAGGGAAGCCATAGGTCAAGCGAGGGAGCAAGAACAGCTGGAAGCGGCAAAAGTGTTGGGAGCGCAAGTGAGGTTTATGCGATTCGACGATCAGGGCTTGCAGGACACGCCGGAATCGAGACGATCGGTCATAAACGCGATCCGCTGGGCGAATCCGGACGTCATACTGGCTAACTATCCGCTTGATCCAAGCACGGACCATGCCATAACCGGGAAGATCGTAAGCGAAGTCATGCTGTCCATTCCCGGAAAGCTGATTCCGGCGGACGAACCTCCCATATCCCGAAACCCTTCTCTCTTTTTCTATGGCACGGCGGTGGGAATCGATTTTACTCCTGAAGTGTACGTAGACATCACAGATGTCTTCGACCAGAAGAAGGAAGCCTTATCCAAGCATGTAAGCCAGTATGCTTGGATGGACGTCTATCAGACTCACGGCCTGCTGGACATTTTGGAAATTACCGACAAATTCAGAGGGCTTCAAGCCGGGTTCATCTATGCGGAAAGCTATCGGGCTTTCCGGATTCACGGCTATATGCCGAACTTCAAGTTGCTGCCTTAGCTCATTAAATCCCATTAATAAAAAAGAATCCCGCGTTAACGAAACGCGGGATTCTCCACACACAAGAGAGGCGATATTCGCCTCTCTTTCTTTATTCTTCACTATCGCTGTCATTCTGGCTGCGGAAGGCTTGGTTATAGCACCGCCTGCATACCGGCTTGTAATCCTCGTTGCCGCCGATTTGGATCTGTGCGCCTGCGTTAACCGGCTGCCCATCACGGAAACGGATGACCATCGTAGCTTTGCGGTCGCAATACCAGCAGATCGTCTTAATCTCTTCGATCTTGTCCGCTTGCACGAGCAGATTGTAGCTGCCTTCGAACAGCTGGTTCTGGAAGTCGTTCTTCAGCCCGAAAGCCATAACCGGAATGTTCAATTCGTCGACAACCTGGGTGAGCTGGATAATATGATGCTTCTTCAGAAACTGCGCTTCATCAATAAGGACGCAGTAGATTTGCTTTGGTCCGCTCGTTGAGAGATGTGACTTCACGCTCTCATACAGATTCGTCTGCTCGTCGACCGGAATGGCCGCCCGCTCGAAGCCGACCCGGGAGCCGACTAGCTCTGCGCCATCTCTTGCGCTGAACGATGGCGAGTAGATGAGGACCCGTTTGCCTTGCTCCTCGTAATTATGTGCCACTTTAATAATTTCAAACGATTTGCCGCTGTTCATCGTTCCATATTTGTAATAGAGCTGTGCCACGAAAGAATCTCCTCCAAGCAATATCATCTATATTCTTTTAACATATTCGAGTCGTTGTGACAAGGAAATGATCCGGACAAAAAAAGGCATATAAGAGCGGTTTGCTAACGTGCAAATAGTAGAGTTGCTTTGTTGTTGTTTTATCAGATTGTGGTTTTGTTAAAGTCCGGCCCGCTTCAACCGCGCGTGATTGTTTACTTTTTCTTCATAAATAGGCGGGGAAGTCTATCGTTCGTTCAATATTGTTAACGGAGAGTTAAATCTTGCTGCGAAGGATTGAATTGTATTTGCGCGCAAGTTATGCTGAACGAAGCAACATGAAAATAGATTAAAACCACAATAAACCAAACACATCTGAGGAGGCACTATTATGAAAAATATGGTTCTGATCGACCGCAGCAAAGCGACATATAAAGGCAATCTTCATCTTCATACAACATGGTCCGACGGCAGACTGCCAGCTGCTAAAGTGGTGGATGCATTCAAGACCAAGGGCTATCATTTCATCTGCATGAGCGATCATGATGTTTA
This window harbors:
- a CDS encoding SGNH/GDSL hydrolase family protein, with protein sequence MVNGVKSNEPLKWLSPLDAPFRLAGFAWGTKGGCYRRLPVVESGVLRKEVDELANHTAGGQIRFRTNATKLVIQAKLYAPNTAEHIPATAVNGFDCYLGDYGSQLYYGTTRFPHDADHYEYVFIEDLAPDMRGVTLHFPLFQGVHEVRIGVNEDAVLEEPSGYDHDGKVIVYGTSITQGGCASRPGMAYSNILSRRFNLEFINLGFSGNGQGDPEVAAFINEVKYPSVIVLDYDTNCPTLQKLVDTMPEFIRIIRSRHPKVPIVVVSRIPFGFEHAKRSSYHDRIERMTFQQELVNKLRSQGDGSIHFCDGANLLGDIWNECTVDGIHHTDLGFMQIANGLTPLLQNLLEAR
- a CDS encoding PIG-L deacetylase family protein — its product is MNVLAIGAHPDDIEVFCAGTLLKYKQQGHNIFIALTTSGNIGSNEYESREAIGQAREQEQLEAAKVLGAQVRFMRFDDQGLQDTPESRRSVINAIRWANPDVILANYPLDPSTDHAITGKIVSEVMLSIPGKLIPADEPPISRNPSLFFYGTAVGIDFTPEVYVDITDVFDQKKEALSKHVSQYAWMDVYQTHGLLDILEITDKFRGLQAGFIYAESYRAFRIHGYMPNFKLLP
- a CDS encoding thymidine kinase codes for the protein MAQLYYKYGTMNSGKSFEIIKVAHNYEEQGKRVLIYSPSFSARDGAELVGSRVGFERAAIPVDEQTNLYESVKSHLSTSGPKQIYCVLIDEAQFLKKHHIIQLTQVVDELNIPVMAFGLKNDFQNQLFEGSYNLLVQADKIEEIKTICWYCDRKATMVIRFRDGQPVNAGAQIQIGGNEDYKPVCRRCYNQAFRSQNDSDSEE